One window of the Staphylococcus equorum genome contains the following:
- a CDS encoding fructose-1,6-bisphosphatase gives MCKTTDKSVKDRYLDLLSEQFHSKEELATEIINLESILELPKGTEHFVSDLHGEFHAFQHVLRNGSGNVLSKINDIFQDTLTRKEINEFSSLVYYPEEKIKLIKNNFTSKAELDEWYVTTINRLIKLITYASSKYTRTKLRKSLPKNYVFIIEELLYKSNKYNNKHSYYETLINQIIKLEQSDDLIIGLSFTIQHLVVNHLHVVGDIYDRGPEPDKILETLIDYPSVDIQWGNHDVLWIGAYAGSKVCLANLLRICARYNNLDIVEDAYGINLRPLLTLAEKYYDGNNKAFQPKNTQDLTQAELEQITKIHQAVAILQFKLEAPIIKRRPAFEMEERLVLENIDYAKNEATLYGKTYTLENTCFQTIDPEDPNKLLEEEEEVMNNLLLSVQQSEKLKRHMTFLMQKGKLYLPYNGNLLIHGCIPVDENGEMESMTIDGEKRYGRNLLDYFETHVRKAFDNKEIEDDLATDLVWYLWTGKYSSLFGKRAMTTFERYFISDKSAHKEAKNPYYYLREDVDMCKKMLKDFGLDPEQGHIINGHTPVKEIDGENPIKAEGKMIVIDGGFSKAYQSTTGIAGYTLLYNSFGMQLVAHKHFNSKEHVLLNGADELSIRRVVDKELQRKKIRDTNSGQTIQEKIDILKELMHDRFVN, from the coding sequence ATGTGTAAAACAACGGATAAAAGCGTAAAGGACAGATATTTAGATTTACTTTCAGAACAATTCCACTCAAAAGAAGAATTGGCTACAGAAATCATTAATTTGGAATCTATTTTAGAACTTCCAAAAGGTACAGAACACTTCGTCAGTGATTTACATGGTGAGTTCCATGCTTTCCAACACGTGTTACGTAATGGCTCTGGAAATGTACTGTCAAAAATCAATGACATTTTCCAAGATACTTTAACACGTAAAGAAATTAATGAATTTTCCTCACTCGTATACTACCCAGAAGAAAAAATAAAATTAATAAAAAATAATTTTACTTCTAAAGCTGAATTAGATGAGTGGTATGTAACTACAATTAATCGTTTAATTAAATTGATTACATATGCCTCATCAAAATATACACGAACAAAATTACGTAAATCGCTGCCTAAAAACTATGTCTTTATTATTGAAGAATTACTGTATAAAAGTAATAAATACAATAACAAACATTCCTATTACGAAACATTAATCAATCAAATCATAAAGCTTGAACAATCTGATGATTTAATCATCGGTCTATCATTTACCATCCAACATTTAGTAGTTAATCATTTACATGTTGTGGGTGATATTTATGATCGTGGACCAGAACCAGATAAAATTTTAGAAACACTTATTGATTATCCCTCAGTAGATATTCAATGGGGCAATCATGACGTTTTATGGATTGGAGCATATGCTGGTTCTAAGGTTTGTTTAGCCAATTTACTGCGCATTTGTGCACGTTACAATAATTTAGATATTGTTGAAGATGCCTATGGTATTAATTTACGTCCATTATTAACACTTGCTGAGAAATACTATGATGGTAATAATAAGGCATTTCAACCTAAAAATACTCAGGATTTAACCCAAGCAGAATTAGAACAAATTACGAAAATACATCAAGCTGTCGCAATCTTACAGTTTAAATTAGAAGCGCCTATTATTAAACGTCGTCCAGCATTCGAAATGGAAGAACGTTTAGTGCTAGAAAATATCGACTATGCAAAAAATGAAGCAACATTGTACGGCAAGACTTACACGTTAGAAAACACTTGTTTCCAAACAATTGATCCTGAAGATCCTAATAAATTACTTGAAGAAGAAGAAGAAGTGATGAACAATTTATTATTATCTGTTCAACAATCAGAAAAATTAAAACGTCATATGACTTTCTTAATGCAAAAAGGTAAGCTCTATTTGCCTTATAACGGTAATTTACTTATCCATGGTTGCATTCCTGTAGATGAAAACGGTGAAATGGAATCTATGACGATAGACGGTGAAAAACGCTATGGTCGAAATCTATTAGACTACTTTGAAACTCACGTCAGAAAAGCATTCGATAATAAAGAAATTGAAGATGACTTAGCAACTGATCTCGTGTGGTATTTATGGACTGGTAAATATTCTTCACTATTTGGTAAACGAGCAATGACAACTTTCGAACGTTACTTTATTAGTGATAAATCAGCACATAAAGAAGCTAAAAACCCATATTATTATTTACGTGAAGATGTAGATATGTGTAAAAAAATGCTAAAAGACTTTGGACTAGATCCTGAACAAGGCCATATTATCAACGGACATACCCCTGTGAAAGAAATTGATGGCGAGAATCCAATTAAAGCAGAAGGTAAAATGATCGTAATCGACGGCGGCTTCTCAAAAGCCTACCAATCAACGACTGGTATCGCAGGCTATACCTTACTTTATAACTCATTCGGTATGCAGCTTGTAGCTCATAAACATTTTAATTCGAAAGAGCATGTTCTGCTTAACGGTGCTGATGAACTTTCGATTCGTCGCGTCGTAGATAAAGAATTACAACGTAAAAAAATACGTGATACGAATTCAGGTCAAACTATCCAAGAAAAAA
- a CDS encoding DUF2188 domain-containing protein, whose amino-acid sequence MPWTMDDYPQSWKNMEKLELKKAIDIGNAMLKDGYKEDRAIPIATKQAESWYKDASKKELDELKNKKITKHEKDDSANPELNNKDVHVYYEDNKWKIKTDGAKQASDSFDKKEDAMKRARNIADNRSTEVREHKKDE is encoded by the coding sequence ATGCCTTGGACAATGGATGATTACCCACAAAGTTGGAAAAACATGGAAAAATTAGAACTTAAAAAAGCAATAGATATTGGAAATGCGATGCTTAAAGATGGTTATAAGGAAGATAGAGCAATACCTATTGCAACTAAACAAGCTGAATCTTGGTATAAAGACGCTTCTAAAAAAGAATTAGACGAATTGAAAAACAAGAAAATAACTAAACATGAAAAAGATGATTCAGCGAACCCTGAATTAAATAATAAAGATGTTCACGTTTATTATGAAGATAATAAATGGAAGATTAAAACGGACGGTGCTAAGCAAGCTTCTGATAGTTTTGATAAGAAAGAGGATGCGATGAAACGTGCACGTAATATTGCTGATAACAGATCGACAGAAGTGAGAGAACATAAGAAAGATGAATAG
- a CDS encoding putative quinol monooxygenase, with protein sequence MITVNAIMKIDPSKRDQYLALVEPLVLAANKEDGALYYAHFERTDEPNTFAFIEQYENEEALEVHNGTEHFQHFFKEVTQYLITKPDIKVSQTK encoded by the coding sequence ATGATTACTGTAAATGCGATAATGAAAATTGATCCGTCAAAGCGTGATCAGTATTTAGCGTTAGTAGAACCGCTTGTACTAGCAGCTAACAAAGAAGACGGCGCATTGTATTATGCACATTTTGAACGAACGGATGAGCCTAATACATTTGCTTTTATCGAACAATATGAAAATGAAGAAGCTTTAGAAGTACACAATGGCACAGAACACTTTCAACACTTTTTCAAAGAAGTTACGCAATATTTGATTACAAAACCTGATATTAAGGTTTCTCAAACTAAATAA
- a CDS encoding FUSC family protein yields MKIDVAKGLRQAILMFIPLIIGYLMGHLSTGLLISTGTLAHIYVFGGSSKSKLRIVFFSSIGLSIAMILGTLTVSQPLIFGVLLLIVTVIPYYIFSSLNIPGPSSTFFIVAFSLPFNLPVAPEEALYRGLAMFVGGLLATLIVTILIVISKESAESKAIKNDYNIIKQLIYNFDDPKAFAKASQFAVTAFRNSDTQLITSSTAKSKESPEFQRLLLLHNTAQGIHSELLELNEKNMRPLPKEIKEMADFVIKLVYSEGNFKKQWTKAVEIDDQYQNLVDNIFKVDAIMNAGNERVEHEIDIRVPIYGHRMLTNLTLDSFVFRNTLRYTVIMAISIFIALMFGFEKAYWIPLSTHTVLLGSTTLHSFERAGSRGVGTIIGVLVLSLILLSTPPLPIAIILLAAAAGVTEVFVGANYSFAVIFITIQVILLNGIAANHLTILIALPRVIDVIVGIAIAVICLLVIGRKTASSMLPATLADVARDEAVLFHYLFASSKYSSREQDKQEMLQLSVKLNNMKQVYNSANGELFSNKMVIQYYYPSIYALEEISFMLTRALSNEERYHIDDETMGEYLLIFENIAKHFERGSHIKVQEIPELPQYMHIKTSLMSIQNNCMNARQKVNLAQV; encoded by the coding sequence ATGAAAATCGATGTTGCTAAAGGTTTAAGACAAGCTATATTAATGTTTATCCCACTCATTATTGGTTATTTAATGGGTCATCTTTCTACAGGATTATTAATATCTACTGGTACTTTAGCACATATATATGTATTTGGTGGGTCATCTAAATCAAAACTGCGTATCGTATTTTTCTCATCGATAGGGTTATCTATTGCAATGATATTAGGTACGCTCACAGTAAGCCAACCACTTATCTTTGGTGTATTGCTACTTATTGTTACGGTCATTCCGTATTATATATTTAGTTCATTGAATATACCTGGACCTTCATCGACGTTCTTTATTGTTGCTTTCAGTTTACCTTTCAACTTACCTGTAGCTCCAGAAGAAGCTTTATATAGAGGGCTCGCTATGTTTGTTGGGGGATTATTAGCAACATTAATTGTTACTATACTTATAGTTATTTCTAAAGAATCTGCAGAGTCAAAAGCCATCAAAAATGACTATAATATCATTAAACAACTTATTTATAATTTTGATGATCCGAAGGCATTTGCTAAAGCATCACAATTCGCAGTGACTGCTTTTCGAAATTCAGATACTCAACTGATTACTTCTAGTACTGCGAAATCTAAAGAATCGCCCGAATTTCAGCGTTTGCTATTACTTCATAATACAGCGCAAGGTATTCATTCAGAATTATTAGAGCTGAATGAAAAGAACATGCGTCCTTTACCTAAAGAAATCAAAGAAATGGCAGATTTTGTAATAAAACTTGTATACTCTGAAGGTAATTTTAAAAAACAATGGACAAAAGCAGTGGAAATTGATGACCAATATCAAAATCTAGTTGATAATATATTCAAAGTAGATGCAATCATGAATGCAGGTAATGAACGTGTAGAACATGAAATTGATATTCGTGTTCCTATTTATGGACACCGTATGTTAACAAATTTAACTTTGGATTCCTTTGTGTTTAGAAATACATTACGCTATACAGTTATTATGGCTATTTCAATTTTTATTGCACTTATGTTTGGCTTTGAAAAAGCATATTGGATCCCTTTAAGTACACATACAGTACTATTAGGTTCAACAACGTTACATAGTTTTGAGCGTGCTGGATCTAGGGGTGTTGGTACAATTATAGGTGTGCTTGTATTATCTCTAATTTTATTATCGACGCCACCGTTACCAATTGCGATTATCTTGTTAGCTGCAGCAGCAGGTGTGACAGAGGTATTTGTGGGTGCTAACTATTCATTCGCTGTTATTTTTATAACGATTCAAGTGATCTTGTTGAATGGTATAGCAGCGAATCACTTAACAATTTTAATTGCATTACCACGTGTGATTGATGTAATTGTGGGTATCGCAATTGCTGTTATTTGTTTATTGGTAATAGGCAGAAAGACAGCGTCATCCATGTTACCAGCAACACTAGCGGACGTAGCAAGAGACGAGGCAGTATTATTCCATTACTTGTTTGCAAGTAGTAAATATTCATCACGAGAACAAGACAAACAAGAAATGCTTCAGTTAAGCGTGAAACTTAATAACATGAAGCAAGTATATAACAGCGCAAATGGTGAACTGTTTAGTAATAAGATGGTCATACAGTATTATTATCCGAGTATTTATGCTCTAGAAGAAATTAGCTTTATGCTTACAAGAGCTTTGAGTAATGAAGAAAGGTATCATATAGATGATGAAACAATGGGTGAATACTTACTTATTTTTGAAAATATAGCAAAACATTTTGAAAGAGGTTCGCATATTAAAGTTCAAGAAATACCCGAACTACCTCAGTATATGCACATTAAAACATCATTGATGAGCATTCAAAATAATTGTATGAACGCAAGACAAAAAGTAAATTTAGCACAAGTTTAA
- a CDS encoding tripartite tricarboxylate transporter TctB family protein, protein MTNRTIEIGLVAAPGITEKIAHNLENNLPDILANYFAKDIEWKINTVVDPLTGSAETSKEIFEKIANYQNNNNWQYTIGLTDLPIIKDNNVIAFDINKSNGASLISVPSYGWRPVQKRIQKSIVGIIETVNMDHSQDLQKNDYNDKGSQEKLKSQFPLSTLKSRTAYLEDTNSKHTHYFVSSNTKGSFRLISGMTFANNPLNMLSSLSNVVAIAFTTGAFGIVFTTMWDLSYVYSSWRMLLMMVVAILGMMFWIIVAHHLWESKKESRNKRVTMLYNLTTVLTLTVSLIIYYIILFFLFLIATLVVLPSGYLGQTLQMGGSANLITYINLAWFATSISTVAGAIGAGLNNEELILESTYGFRQKERYKKMEDQEKQQEQKRTEAKKDIEEKKQEEEKKAEQEAKNKQDH, encoded by the coding sequence ATGACAAATAGGACGATTGAAATCGGATTAGTAGCGGCACCAGGTATAACGGAAAAAATCGCTCACAATCTTGAAAATAACTTGCCAGACATATTAGCGAATTATTTCGCTAAAGATATTGAATGGAAAATCAATACAGTTGTTGATCCCCTTACTGGTTCTGCAGAAACTTCCAAAGAAATATTCGAAAAAATTGCTAACTACCAAAATAATAATAATTGGCAATACACTATAGGACTGACTGACCTCCCTATTATTAAAGATAATAATGTTATCGCTTTTGATATTAATAAAAGTAATGGTGCCAGTTTAATTTCCGTACCTTCCTATGGATGGCGACCAGTTCAAAAACGTATACAAAAATCTATAGTTGGAATTATTGAAACTGTGAATATGGATCATTCACAGGATTTACAAAAAAATGATTACAACGATAAAGGAAGTCAAGAGAAATTAAAATCACAATTTCCACTTTCAACTTTAAAATCACGCACAGCATATTTAGAAGACACAAATTCCAAACATACACACTATTTTGTTTCATCTAATACAAAAGGTTCTTTTCGTTTAATCAGTGGTATGACATTTGCAAACAACCCATTAAACATGCTCAGTAGCTTGAGTAATGTCGTAGCCATCGCATTCACTACTGGTGCTTTTGGTATCGTTTTTACTACGATGTGGGATTTAAGTTATGTTTATTCATCTTGGCGCATGTTACTCATGATGGTAGTCGCCATTTTGGGCATGATGTTTTGGATTATTGTAGCGCACCATTTATGGGAATCGAAAAAAGAAAGTAGAAATAAAAGAGTTACGATGTTATATAATTTGACGACAGTGCTAACGTTAACTGTTTCACTTATCATTTATTATATAATATTGTTCTTTTTATTCTTAATTGCTACTCTTGTAGTCTTGCCTTCAGGCTATTTAGGTCAAACTTTACAAATGGGTGGCTCCGCAAATTTAATCACTTATATAAATCTTGCTTGGTTTGCTACTTCTATATCAACAGTTGCCGGTGCAATTGGTGCTGGTTTAAACAATGAAGAACTCATATTAGAAAGTACTTATGGTTTTAGACAAAAAGAACGTTATAAAAAAATGGAAGACCAAGAAAAACAACAAGAACAGAAAAGAACTGAAGCTAAGAAAGATATTGAAGAGAAGAAACAGGAAGAAGAAAAGAAAGCAGAACAAGAAGCTAAAAATAAACAAGATCACTAG
- the budA gene encoding acetolactate decarboxylase, giving the protein MLYQHGTLGTLMAGLLEGTATINEILEHGDLGIGTLTGSDGEVIILDGNAYHANEYGEFKQLEGNEMTPFSTVTPFKVDKQFDVRYITDSEALLNEIQRQAASNNIFIAVKITGKFEMIHVRMMPKQERPYTKLIESAKKQPEYTQEQVHGTIVGFYSPQLFHGVAAGGFHLHFVDKNKTFGGHVLDFEFNSGSVEISNIETLEQHFPVNNDEFLETDIDYSSVHEDIKEAE; this is encoded by the coding sequence ATGTTATATCAACACGGAACTTTAGGGACGTTGATGGCAGGTTTATTAGAAGGCACTGCTACGATTAACGAAATTTTAGAACATGGTGATTTAGGTATAGGAACATTAACTGGTTCTGATGGTGAAGTTATTATATTAGATGGTAACGCATATCATGCCAATGAATATGGTGAGTTCAAACAATTAGAAGGTAATGAAATGACACCATTCTCTACAGTTACCCCTTTCAAAGTAGATAAGCAATTTGATGTTCGCTATATCACAGACTCTGAAGCTTTGTTAAATGAAATACAACGTCAAGCAGCGAGTAATAATATATTTATAGCTGTCAAAATCACCGGTAAATTTGAAATGATTCATGTCAGAATGATGCCGAAACAAGAGAGACCTTATACTAAATTAATAGAATCGGCTAAAAAACAACCTGAATATACGCAAGAACAAGTGCATGGTACGATTGTAGGATTTTATTCTCCACAATTATTTCATGGCGTAGCTGCAGGAGGATTTCATTTACATTTTGTTGATAAAAATAAAACGTTTGGTGGCCATGTCTTAGACTTTGAATTTAATAGTGGCTCAGTAGAAATTAGTAATATAGAAACACTTGAACAACACTTTCCTGTGAATAATGATGAATTTTTAGAAACAGATATCGATTATTCAAGCGTTCATGAAGATATTAAAGAAGCAGAATAA
- the putP gene encoding sodium/proline symporter PutP, whose product MFTLGASLQSQVDPNWQTYIMLIVYFIVLLGIGYYGFKQSTGNVSEYMLGGRNIGPYVTALSAGASDMSGWMIMGLPGEVYTTGLSAAWLAIGLTIGAYINYIVVAPRLRVYTEKAGDAITLPDFFKNRLDDKSNSIKIIAGAIIVVFFTLYTHSGMVSGGVLFESAFGVNYHLGMVIVAIIVIAYTFFGGYLAVSLTDFFQGVVMIIAMVMVPIVAMMQLSGLDTISQAAEIKPTNLDLFKGTTAIGIISFFAWGLGYFGQPHIIVRFMSIKSIKQIPTARRFGIGWMAVSLLGAVGVGLTGITFINSGGADIQDPETLFILMGQILFHPLVGGFLLAAILAAIMSTISSQLLVTSSSLTEDFYKLFRGEKAAKEHQKEFVLVGRLSVIVVALISLWIAWTPNDTILGLVGNAWAGFGAAFGPLVLLSLYWKGLSRTGAVSGMLAGAIVVIIWIAFVKPLGEINDFFNLYEIIPGFLTSLIVTVVVSKFTKKPDIDVEGDLADVRQTVKSVGKKK is encoded by the coding sequence ATGTTTACATTGGGAGCATCATTACAGAGTCAAGTAGACCCGAACTGGCAAACTTATATTATGCTAATTGTTTATTTCATTGTTTTACTAGGCATAGGTTACTATGGCTTTAAACAATCGACAGGCAATGTCAGTGAATATATGTTGGGCGGCAGAAATATTGGTCCATATGTAACAGCACTATCCGCAGGTGCATCCGACATGAGTGGTTGGATGATTATGGGACTACCTGGGGAAGTTTATACAACTGGGCTATCAGCAGCGTGGTTAGCGATTGGTCTAACTATAGGGGCATACATAAACTATATTGTTGTAGCACCGCGTCTCCGTGTATATACAGAGAAAGCTGGGGATGCCATTACGCTACCAGATTTCTTTAAAAATAGACTAGATGATAAATCTAACTCTATTAAAATAATTGCCGGGGCAATTATTGTTGTATTCTTTACGTTATATACTCATTCTGGAATGGTTTCAGGTGGGGTATTATTTGAAAGTGCATTTGGTGTAAATTATCACTTAGGTATGGTAATCGTAGCAATTATTGTTATTGCATATACATTCTTTGGTGGTTATTTAGCAGTATCATTAACAGACTTTTTCCAAGGGGTCGTTATGATTATCGCTATGGTTATGGTACCGATTGTTGCTATGATGCAGTTAAGTGGACTTGATACAATATCACAAGCAGCAGAAATAAAACCTACGAATTTGGATTTATTTAAAGGTACAACAGCAATAGGTATTATTTCATTCTTTGCTTGGGGCCTAGGTTATTTTGGTCAGCCGCATATCATTGTACGTTTTATGTCTATCAAATCAATTAAACAAATACCAACAGCAAGACGTTTTGGTATCGGTTGGATGGCAGTCAGCTTACTAGGTGCAGTAGGGGTTGGTCTTACAGGTATCACATTTATTAATAGTGGTGGCGCAGACATACAAGATCCAGAAACACTATTTATTTTAATGGGACAAATTTTATTCCATCCGCTTGTTGGTGGGTTCTTACTTGCTGCTATTTTAGCCGCGATTATGAGTACAATTTCTTCACAATTGTTAGTGACATCAAGTTCATTAACAGAAGATTTTTATAAATTATTCCGTGGTGAGAAAGCAGCCAAAGAACATCAAAAAGAATTTGTTTTGGTGGGACGTTTATCAGTAATCGTTGTAGCACTTATATCGCTTTGGATTGCTTGGACACCAAACGACACGATTTTAGGTCTTGTAGGTAATGCATGGGCAGGTTTTGGTGCAGCATTTGGACCACTTGTTCTATTGTCATTATATTGGAAAGGCTTAAGTCGTACTGGTGCAGTAAGTGGTATGTTAGCAGGGGCAATTGTAGTAATTATATGGATTGCATTTGTTAAACCACTTGGTGAAATTAATGATTTCTTTAATTTATATGAAATCATACCAGGCTTCTTAACAAGTTTAATTGTAACGGTTGTAGTAAGTAAATTTACTAAAAAACCTGACATCGATGTTGAAGGGGATTTAGCAGATGTACGTCAAACTGTTAAAAGCGTTGGCAAGAAAAAGTAA